Genomic DNA from Phyllopteryx taeniolatus isolate TA_2022b chromosome 10, UOR_Ptae_1.2, whole genome shotgun sequence:
catttatggcctgcaaaatttgggctgatttcttcacagtattcaaattttttaaattcatgattccgtgggttttatgagctggaagcccaaataataaataataaaaataaatacttgaaattgtttaaattgtgggccctgaatctataatctatgaaagtttaactttttgaatggaattattgaAAGGAAAGGGTCTggatctttatatatatatatatatatatatatatatatatatatatatatatatatatatatatatatatatacacacacacacacacacacacacacacacacacacacattgttgaATAACAAAACGAAAGAAAATTTGGCTGCAGCAATAAGGAcacttttttcatccagggcaaaagggcttgtgcttgagcaccactggGGTCtctgtgtgcacgtgcctggtCCAGggagtaccctgcctctcatTCAAAGTCAGTTGGGACAGACTCCAGCTTACTCACAACCTTAATAAGGACAATCACTACAGAAACTTGATAGACAGATGTAGAATTGTATAAAACCCGATGGTGGTGCCAGGCCATTTTGTACGACATCAGAAATATTCTTCTAGATGAATGGACAAAACTGAAATCTCGTAGAAAATTTTCCCAGAAGAGCGGGTGAACAATTCCATATTAATTCCTAGAACGGGAAGTTCACTTCATGGGGAAATTAGCTATTTAACTATTTGAGATTgtgactgtatatactgtatgtctctgTGGGCGCAGAGTGCAAAGGACTATTACGAGCAGGCATTCACGCTGGAGCTGAAGAAGAATCAAGAACTACAAGAATATGTCAGGCTACTAGAGGGCCGAAAGtacctgccacctgtccaaaaGGTATTTTCACCTGTATGATATGTCCGGCGATAGTCGGTGAGTACTGATGCGGATTTTGTTTCCCATAGCAGGACAGGGTCTGTGCGACCATCCCCGGCCTCTCATCTTCAAGCTCCCCTCCATCATGCGTCACCCCTGCCTCTTCTAGTCTGGATGCGCAGCCGCAACCCAAACCCCCGGGCTGTGACTCCCACCGAGAGATTCTGGACCTACAGGAGCAGCTAGAAGCAATGAGGTGTCAGGTGGGATCTTCATTTCATCACTGAATCCAAATGCTCTCAATTAACTGTTGCTATGGAGAAAGAGTGTGGGATTAGATGGACAAAAGCACCACCAAGTGGCTGCTGGGTTCTAGCTGTTCTTCAATTTGCTTGGTAGCACAGGAGACAATTATACTTATTGACCCGGTGCCATGATGATGTCTTGCGTCCACAGACAGAGATCTATGAAGCAGAATATCGGACGGCGCACAACAATCACAAAAGCACATTGCAGGACAACCAAAGGCTGAGAAGGAAGAGGGAAGAGATGCGACAACAGCTGGCCCTATTGCAAGAGCAGGTAATCTTCAAATTTGTAGGGCACCTTCACTTTGATAGGCTTCACAAGGAAAAGTACCGTCCTCTTGCTTACTGTGGACGGGAGGTTTTCACTGCAAATGAAGTTTTCCTCCTTGAGAAAAATTATAAATCACACAAACGACACTAATAAGTTGTGATTGCTCATAAAACTTAGATGATGCAGTTAAAGATAATTAGAATTGTCCAGATTCACGTTGCCGCTTGTTGCTATGCATAATTTGTGGCGCACACTCAGAGGCAGCAGGAACAGGAAGTTAAACAGACACagctgtgtattttttattttttttttgtcgtttttcTTCACTGTTCTGAATTGCATACAAAATACATATTAGAAAGTAAGAACatggaagaaaaatataaagGCCCCCTTGtatatttcattttgactttgtatttttgttatgtattttttaaaatataattgtttatttgttgatGAGCAACCAAGTTTCATTGTACATTTCCATAATTGGTCACAGCTCAAAGTATACGAGGATGACTTTCGACGGGAGCAATCGGACAAACAGATGCTGCAGAGGCTGCTGCTGAAAAAAACAGCACCCAACAAGGACCCAGTGCTGGTGCATCGCTGCAATAACGGATCCCAGCCACAGGGAGGAGACACGTGGACACAGACTGCAGCCGGAAAGCAACACCACCCACTCTGTCCCAAGCATCCAAAAAGGGGCAACGACTGAGGAAGAAGGAAACCTGAACCATACACTCCATAAATTATTCATAATGTTTCAGAAACcctcataatatactgcaaataATTATGATACCACACAGTATCATACCAATCTTTTGGGGGGATAGagctgcattattattattattattattatttgttatgcTCCATTTGTCCCCTTACCCTAATGAGGGTGACGATAGACAATGTTGAAAATATATGcagtatcaaaaaaaaaaaagcagtatagaaaatacggatgaatggatggacggacggccGACCGACCCATGGGTATACCCCAAACATGATTATCTCTCATATCTCATTTGGCCTGCGAACACCTGAATGTCACCCAGGAAGTGTAAGATTACATTGTTTGAGAGAGAGATGCATCACAGCAACCTGATTCTAGATCAGCAGCaggaaaaacattaaaatagatGTTTTAAAGACTGAAATCTAAACAAAACTGTACAAAGAAATGTAGTCCTGAACATGCAGGGAGGCAGATTAAGAATTGAAATCATCATCAATATATAGAGgtacagatatacagtataaagataGAAGCCTTGTTTCAGTACACAAGACTGACTGTTATGATTTTTATCGTGAGTCTTTATGTGAATATTATGGCAATACATAATGGTAGGTTAGGGTCCTAGAAAGGAAAGAGATTTTTCAAGCATTCTAATCAATTATACATTTAGAACATTGACTATGTATGTAATCAGATAGTTGGAATCGTTTTGGACTTGTAAAGAtgattctttctttattttttaattctttaacAATGAGTCTtttgcgcggcacggtggacgactggttgtttgtttgtatgtgccctgcgattggctggcaatcagttcatggtgtaccccgcctcctgcccgatgatagctgggatgggctcagaaaatggatggacggatgagtCTTTTACCACTGTCAATTTTCAACAGTATACTCATTTAcccaataaaaatgcacaatgtgGTGATGGTATTAATAATTGTAAGACATACttctttatatactgtacatacatacacaaaatgAACGTGGATGTGTGCCATGTGATAGGTTGCCATTGCGACACCAACATTTTAAACAGGAATACAACAACGTGTTATCAGTTTTCATCATTGCATACAGTATAAGGTTGTGATGACGTGAAAGAACCGCGTGTATCAAACAAATGAGTTGGTCCAGGGTAGCTCAAGTGCAGTAAAACAAGACAATTTAACAAAAAGAGCCTCCCTTTGAGTAGAGATCAAACAGACCAGGTGTAAGGTGTGTGAAAGGAGAGCTTTCTCTGGAATCCACAGTGTGCGTCACAGTATCATGGATGTCATGGAGTTTCCTCTTACAAGTCATTTGTTCTGTCAGAATAGGGGGAATGAATAGCTCATCAGATAGAGTTTCATCTTATAGATcgtaggtgtcaaactcaaggcccgggggccagatgcggcccgccacatcattttatgtggcccgcaaaagcaaatcatgctcgtcatcttctgtgatttttgctaaaatttttacccaaattccaaattgtcataataataaacaataatgttgagatattgcatttttctgttaccagaCCCTTCTTcgacagtaacttaaacaatacttgaacaaactattatccttgtcttctgatttcaaaactagttatccctcaatttgttgtgtaatagtaataatatgttgtgtaatagtaataatatgattttccctctgagggaaatcataactacaataatgagtttgacacccctgttatATATGATAGATCCATTTCCATCCGTTTCACACTACATTATAAAATGCCCTGACATGGAGTTCCACTTAAAAGCACTACCCGAGAGCCTGCAAAGAAGACTGGACATTAAGCAGGTATTTGTGGATTTCAATTGCTATGCTCTAAATGTTGCCTGCTCCACTAAAGTACAAAGTACATGGAGTTAAATTGGACATTGCATGTTGACATGGGTCAGAAAAGAAAAGGTAGTGTGTAGGGATCTTTCCCTTCAGTGTAGATGGGCCATGTGTAATCATACATACATAAACTAGTTCATGGAACAGTCTTTATTTTTGCTGCAAATGGAACACGAGCAGACGTGACATCATCAACAAGCAAGCTTCAGGAAACCTACGGGAAGCAGGGCTTCCTCTCGGGCGTGCCTGTGTTGACCGACGTCGAGCTAACGGCTTGCTTTTTCTGAGCAAGAGAGAGAatttggtaaaataaataaataagacttACTCGTAGTTCTGTACATAATAGTTGAATATTgtgattgtctttgtgtttttgtcaccaGGTGAAGAATACACTCAGTACAACCTCCATAATGTTCACCTTCAGTATCCTTGGGTGATGGCCCTGACAAAACACCCTCGCATCTTGCAAGTGCTAAAAAActttagttgtttttgttttttttcttcaacctaCCTAACCCTAATTTTATTGCAGTTCACGGTAGgttacttgaagactctaaattcatCGCAGATTTGTACCTGATAGTGGTGGTTCTGATGTCTGTAAATGGTGTCCACAGGTATTGGGGTATTGCTGGTGGACCCGTTCTGTCTGTGTGGCTGGATCTAGATGTTTCGCTGAAAGAGAACGGGGCCCGTCAGGTCATCCCAGGTGGCTGAATGGCTCTCATCACAGTgacagactggttagcacatctgcctcgggttgattgaagactcgaaattgcccattggtgtgaatgtgagtgcaaatgtttgtttgtttatatgtgccctgcgattggctggcgaccagttcagggtgtaccccgcctctcgccccgagtcagctgagataggctccagcacacccgcgacccgaatgaggataagctgtacggaaattggatggatggaagcatcATTGTTCTTAAAATCACTGTGACAGTATAAAGACTTTTATCAATGCCATGGTGACAGTGGATTTCCTATTTTAGAGTTGTTTGTGAGCGTTAAGCACAGGATGTATAATCTTTGCCATGGGTTATCAGGTTTATGACATGACAACTACTGtgtactaaaaaaaattacaggtgcatttttttctgtaaaagtACTTGTACTTTTTATATTAGCATTTATTCCAATTGatgtgtttatatggagcattttcatttggtttaGGCTTCTAAACCAATTATAATCGGAACACAAGGCTCTATGTAAACCccctaataataattaaataaaatcaatggTTTGGTTAGCAACATGTATGTTGAAAATTCCCATGCATCTCAAATGTTTCAGTAAcaggttgtatttattttggagaTAGTCAGAGTCAAAGcagtacacacacaaatgaatgtGGAGACTTCTTAAGCAAGTTTCAGTGTTTCTTTAACCATGACGCCGATTCCATCAAAGATCTTGTGAATGGGAGCATTGCACATGAAAGCCGGAGTGGTGACGAGTTTGTGTTTGACGTCGACATGCGCTTGCTCCGCTTCTTTATTCACATGCTTGCAGCCCATCTCCTGTAAGGCGCCGGCCGTCTGGGCGTACGGCCACCTGAGAAGGACGAGAGCAAACTTTTTCAAACTTGCACGATGCCGCATTTACTGTGATGATGTCGAATATAGTCACTCACACGTCACTCTCTTTGTCTTGGCCCACTGTGAGCTCACAACCAGGCAGGATTTTGGCAGCAAGGACTGGAGCGATGCAGCACATGGCCAACGGCTTTCCCGCTTTGTGGAAATCCTTGAGGGTCTTCTCCACCTCTGGCTTGATGGTGAAGTCCTTATTCTTCATTCCCCAATCACTGAGGTTTTTTGCCACACCAAAACCACCTGAACAAGAGCACCAGAATATAGAATTTCTTCATTATTTCATCAAATTTCATCAAAAGTGTTAACCCACTTGACCATCCCAAAATGAATTCAAGAGGGACACAGAAGAAAACACAGGCAGCCTACTCTGCCAATTCTATTTATTATATTGATCAAGtctatatattataaatataacaaatgcaatattttcttgaataaattaatataatacatataatatattatacatttaaaatactaTTATATGCATGAATTTCTACAATGgtgtttttaaattgatgtctCAAGAATCTATCCGTATATCGCACTGTGAGTCAGAAATCGAGATACGAATTGAGTCTTAACTTTGGTGTATTGTTACAGTCCTAAATTGGACTGGTTTTCTATttaatcacaaggcacatatagagacaaacaacctttcacatgGTCACTGACCAGCAGatgagatactgtatgtataaaatgCAGAATGCAAATGATGAAATCTCACCAGGGATGATGACAGCATCAAACGCTAAAACATCTAACTTGGCCAAATCCACGATGTCACCCCTGGCAATTCGGGCGCTCTCCTGCAGGACGTTTCTTTTGCCATCTGAAGGCTTCCCCTCACAATGATTGATAACATGCATCTGATCTTGGTTTGGTGCAAACATCTGTGCCTGGAGGAGGGATTTCACCCATTAATGCatggctacaaaaaaaaaaaaaatgttttcaaagcagCGGTGGAAAGTAACAAAGTCCGAAACCCATTGTTTCCCTTTGTTCACAtgaccacatttttttctttgtgctaAGCAGGGCTGTCTTTCTTTCATGCATTGCAATAACATGGTCTGCCAACAAATTACAGTACAAATAGTCAGGCACAAgcacagacattttggggggcaggtgctctaaaaaagaaaaaaagggaccCCATCgcaaaaattacaaaagtacaattaagaaaaaaacagcagtatgtatttgtgtttacacaatcaacacagtccATAATACAACTATTGACAAAGGAGCTAAAAGGAGTTctacagtagatataaaaaaGTCAAGACATCCCTGTTCACAGGTTTTTGGAAGGAGAAGGAGGGGGGCTGCGGGCAAGGTGGGAGCATATGTACAATTCTCTAATAAATGTTcgtcagatttcaaaacactttggggGAAATTGATGATAGAGAGGGtaattattcttttaaatatttgtaaatgaagaaaaaaataggcCGCAGCAAAAAGGACACTTTTTTCGGTTCAGGGAAAAGGGGACGTGCTTGAGCATCATCTATTTgctatgtgtgcacgtgcaaGTGTAAATGAGAATCTTGTCCAGTCTCTTGCAATCAATTGCTCATATACACtaacttacattttaaaataattgttatcaAATGTTTTCATCAGAACATCGCCCCAGAGAACACAGTATTGACAACAGCAATTTGACTTATCTGAACACAATGACAGACAGACTTGACATTTTGATGGCACTGAGATGTTCATTGACATAGATATTTACTTCTGAGAGATGAACAAAGGATTTTGAGTAAGAGACTGACTTTTGCTTGGTGTGTTGTTCTTTGTACAAATTGTTTGGagaaaggcggcacggtggacggctggttagagtgcctacctcacagttctgaggaccggggttcaatccccggccccgcctgtgtggagttctccaTGTTCTCACCAATGTTGAGCAGCAcattaaatggatggatgtgtgcgtgGCTAAATATCTGAAAGTATATTTGTGGCCGGCAGCACGGtgaaaaactggttagcacatcagcctcacagttcagaggtcatggGTATGCATCCGGCCTCTGGCCCTCCAGTGTGacgtttccatgttctccccacgcttgcgtggattttctccggtcactccggtttcctccaacatcccaaaagcatgcatggtaggttgattgaagactctaaatttcccgtaggtgtgaatgtgaatgtgagtgcgaatggttgtgccctgcgattggctggcaaccagttcagggtgtaccccgcctcctgcccgatgatggctgggataggctccagcacgcccacgaccctcgtgaggagaagcggcttagaaaatggatggatgtatattttTCTCAACCTCTGACACCACGTAAAAAAGACATAAATAGTGAGAGAGATCATGTCAACCATGgttgagatttttatttattgaccgACCGAACGATCGATGACCAACCAGCATCAATAATTAATGACAATGGCGGAATTGgcgaagcaagatattccccattcatagccttatttattatttgcaataaatatttgtgtttggtgttgTCAGCTACAATAGTTATTTGTAGTGAATGCGTTGTCTTGTGATAGCCTAATACCACCAACTTTTGGTGTTCAAAAGTTTTCTGTCTTCTGAAAAGTTATCATTTGCTAATTTAGCATTAAAATACTCATTTAGtgttagcaattttttttttacttttttctcagAAGGAGTTGAATAGAGGGAAACTACTTATTGTGcagagatggatggattcataTTGTGACTCTTTGCAGAGGCtaaagaatacagtatatgactgtgagtacgatTATATTGTCTTTCTATGTCTGTTCCTGtaccatttgttttcaaatatcctttgctcaaagggttataacacagaCAAATAGATGCTAATCATTAACTATATTAGCATTGGCAAGCAGACTAAAGGAtatgtggctgttttaaatGCATGAGtaactttgttttatgtttagtttgacagtaaacttcaactaagagtggcaataaacagcttgaaaatcttatttctttatttttttaataatctggTAAGAATCTGGCGCTGCCACCACACAGCACTTTTACCTCAAATtcgcgctcgcaagtcaaagcaaagaaatcaTCCGAATGACTGccaggtcactcatatctcaaggccccACTGTATACGCACTTCTATTTTAGTACAGTGTGTGAGTACTTTCGCCACGTCGGTGTGAAAGTCGATATGAATAGTCTTTTGAGTGTCTTACTTGGGCTCCAGCGCGACTCAGATGAACGAGGACAGCGGAGGCCTCGTGGATCTCTGTGCCATCGTAGACTCCGCAGCCCGAGAGAATAATTGCTACTCGCTTTGCCATGGCGCTcctaagaacacacacacacacacgcgcgcgcatcGCTTCAGGTCAATAACAATTCCATAACACATTgcacttttcaaaatgttattggtGTTTTTTCACCTGCCTTAACTTGGATGGTAAAGTACACTTGCACCAAGTCAAATCAAGAAGCTTCTCTagattttcctcattaatttgCAGTTTAATCATTTTTAGGAGTTTTGTCATGTGGATAGAGATAGAGAAAACTATCAACAATCCTACACTGTTAAATGGATAGATGAGTAGGCAAACAAATGAGAGCAAGAGAGatactgttttgtattgttttagtaTTGGATTGTTTGCAGTACTGTTAAACTGTTTCTTAAAACAGTGTTGGTACAGtttacaaagttttttttcgtggtgatgttttaaattcaaaatgtcCTGTGGGGAGTTTTTTTACACTCCAATTTAACAGAACATTTAGTGGTTATGATGTAAAACATATGCACTATttattgtacattaaaaaatgcaTCAGACTGGCGGACTGCCACAAGTGAAGCTAGGTTTGGAGTCATGTGTGCAAAGGCAAGATGATTAAGATGAGCAAGTACTGTATAAAACCAAACTCAGATTACCCTTTTTCGttaagaagaaaacaaaaaaacaatgaaattgaTATTTTTAGACACAGTTAAAACTCCAGAAAAATATACTAACTCAATAATAACCATTTGTGGCTTCTAATCTGCTAAATGTTACAAAGCTAAAGAGATTACATCAAAGCAGTCTCACCTTGCACAGGTCTGCACGATGTGTGTAATCAGTCCACTCCCCAAGAGGAGATGTGACACTTGTGAGGTGCACACTCTCTTTTATTTCCTTCTCCAGTCTCCACCCACCTGGATGACCTCATGCCATTCACAGGAGCCCACATTTACTACCTGGCCCTGCATGAATGTGCTGAATCATCCCTCATAGTTTCTTGTGGCCAATGGACAATGCAACTGTTGTGTAATGATTTCAGCATTCTGTGTGTTTTGCTCTTGTTTCATGCTCACTTTTCCTATTGCTTCCTCTTGTTGCTTCAGTATTATAaattcagtaaatacagtaaatacatggGTGTGTAGAAACATAACCATTAACCTAAATTTTGACTttcattatgattattattattattatttagtagtAGTGGTAGCAATAGTATTCCTACCCTAGCAATATTatgatgttattattattattttattgttattgctTATAATGATTGAAAACAGTGAAATAAAGTAGCACAAAAATAATTGCATTGGAATAcgaaaaatgtaaaagaaaaaaaaaacatcgttaATTTAATAAGGTTAACGAGGCTGAATGTGACATCTATTTTACAAGCTCGTGTTTCCATTTAAGAGCTGTACATTATTTAAGGTTTTTTCCCAGTAATATGATATTTGTGGGTGTGATGTCTGCATGATGTCACTCAGGTCCGTATAAAGTGCAGCCGGGTGGAACGTCTTTCCACATCTCTCTCTGCAATGCCTCAACTGCATGTGTCCGTTGGCATACTGGGCATCTCTGGTGGTAAGCCATTTTTATACACttcaaagaaaatgtttccGATCCATTTGAATTAAATGGTAATATTTAATAGAAGGTTAAAGAGCTGGAGCACATTGCAAAACAGCTCTCTGAAAAAATCTTTACATATTAATGAATTTGGAGCTTGGAAGTCACTCTATTGAACTCTTTTCACACTATTGCAGTTTATGGTAAAACATAtttcatacatttattttatttatatttatctaAAAtctccgcgacccttgtgaggatgaaacggtacagacaatggatggatggatatatttatctaaaatcatatttttcagaTCATTGTATGAATGTTGAGAATCAAACATTTGACATATTTGTTTCTACCAAGAATATGCTGTGCCCtttaaaatgcaacatttaCACTATCATACTAATGCTGTTTTTtgccaaaatattttatatattacttTATTTGAATTCAGAATTTGTGTATTATGAGAAAGCAAAGAACCAGTTATTTACCTTATTAGAAATATGTTCATATAAAATCTGAATGCTTTGAATGACACATCCACGCTAGCAaactaatacaaatattttttgtcagaTTATCATACGAAAGCTGAGAATCAAACCTTATTATAAAATATGTGGTTATTTACGATTAATTCAACATATGCTTGTACTCAATCAACATGGTCACACTAATGTTGTCTTATCCTCACTATCCtcggcctatcccagctatcttcgggcgagaggcggggtacaccctgaaccggtcgccagccaatcgcagggcacatagaaacaaacaagcattcgcactcacattcacacctacgggcaatttagagtcttcagttaacctaccgtgcatgtttttgagatgtggaaggaaaccggagtatccggagaaaacccacgcaagcacggggagagcatgcaaactccacacaggtgagaccggacttgaacccgggtcctcacaaatgggagacagatgtgctaagccGCCTACTTTATATACATCGCGTTCCTCTTTTTATTGAGATTTACatgaatcattttttaaaaatcttcttTTATT
This window encodes:
- the si:ch211-153b23.5 gene encoding glutamine amidotransferase-like class 1 domain-containing protein 3, mitochondrial — its product is MAKRVAIILSGCGVYDGTEIHEASAVLVHLSRAGAQAQMFAPNQDQMHVINHCEGKPSDGKRNVLQESARIARGDIVDLAKLDVLAFDAVIIPGGFGVAKNLSDWGMKNKDFTIKPEVEKTLKDFHKAGKPLAMCCIAPVLAAKILPGCELTVGQDKESDVWPYAQTAGALQEMGCKHVNKEAEQAHVDVKHKLVTTPAFMCNAPIHKIFDGIGVMVKETLKLA
- the si:ch211-153b23.7 gene encoding uncharacterized protein si:ch211-153b23.7 isoform X1, translated to MTSLSAIDQDQEKLPLRSSASSENHMDSSVTSEINLKKSEAPWQKSVCSVSDGSPSMEQHITESMSVTSADQDKVQLLNNNTELRKVNKKLMKLNEDWDQMYRNTTLGLQHMLDGLEVENATLKELNSKLLLKVENQQSAKDYYEQAFTLELKKNQELQEYVRLLEGRKYLPPVQKQDRVCATIPGLSSSSSPPSCVTPASSSLDAQPQPKPPGCDSHREILDLQEQLEAMRCQTEIYEAEYRTAHNNHKSTLQDNQRLRRKREEMRQQLALLQEQLKVYEDDFRREQSDKQMLQRLLLKKTAPNKDPVLVHRCNNGSQPQGGDTWTQTAAGKQHHPLCPKHPKRGND
- the si:ch211-153b23.7 gene encoding uncharacterized protein si:ch211-153b23.7 isoform X2; this encodes MTSLSAIDQDQEKLPLRSSASSENHMDSSVTSEINLKKSEAPWQKSVCSVSDGSPSMEQHITESMSVTSADQDKVQLLNNNTELRKVNKKLMKLNEDWDQMYRNTTLGLQHMLDGLEVENATLKELNSKLLLKVENQQSAKDYYEQAFTLELKKNQELQEYVRLLEGRKYLPPVQKDRVCATIPGLSSSSSPPSCVTPASSSLDAQPQPKPPGCDSHREILDLQEQLEAMRCQTEIYEAEYRTAHNNHKSTLQDNQRLRRKREEMRQQLALLQEQLKVYEDDFRREQSDKQMLQRLLLKKTAPNKDPVLVHRCNNGSQPQGGDTWTQTAAGKQHHPLCPKHPKRGND